A region from the Lemur catta isolate mLemCat1 chromosome 7, mLemCat1.pri, whole genome shotgun sequence genome encodes:
- the LOC123641371 gene encoding protein NYNRIN-like, producing the protein MFADVTAKEAARKPVGPLHILPVLPERLLPPSPVYSEGELELGRTLGATTDPGGWKILPSGRTLVPQHLGRRLIEQIHQSTHLGSTKVAELLQRDYYIPNLHQMTQQITAGCLTCAQVNPGKRLNPLPGVRLRGRAPGEQWETDFTEIKPGKYGYRYLLVFVDTFSGWVEAFPTKSETAQVVVKKLVMEIVPRFGLPLALGSDNGPAFIAKTTQLLAQVLQIKWKLHCIYRPQSSGQVERMNRTLKEILCKLRAETGEDWVSLLPFALLRTRCTPYVRGITPYEIMFGRPPPLVPKVGEEKLAELSDHALLKSLQALQLSTRKIHNLVRAAHSSLANSPSDKVSLQVQPGDLVWIKKLQPATLEPRWTGPLPVILTTPTAVKVAGKRHWIHHTQIKKATPVQEERWTARPTEDPLKIRLLRHSSGTS; encoded by the coding sequence ATGTTTGCTGATGTCACTGCTAAGGAAGCTGCCCGAAAACCAGTGGGGCCTCTCCATATTTTGCCTGTTCTGCCTGAGCGACTCTTGCCGCCCTCGCCGGTTTATTCAGAGGGAGAATTGGAATTGGGAAGGACTCTAGGAGCAACCACCGATCCGGGAGGTTGGAAAATCCTTCCAAGTGGCAGAACCTTAGTCCCACAGCACCTGGGTCGCCGGTTAATTGAACAAATACATCAAAGCACGCACCTAGGAAGCACGAAGGTGGCAGAACTGCTTCAACGAGACTATTATATACCTAATTTGCATCAGATGACCCAACAGATTACGGCCGGATGCCTGACATGTGCGCAAGTTAATCCAGGTAAAAGATTGAACCCCCTCCCCGGAGTCCGGTTGCGAGGACGAGCCCCTGGGGAGCAATGGGAAACTGATTTCACGGAAATCAAGCCAGGCAAGTATGGATACCGCTACCTGTTGGTATTCGTGGACACTTTCTCAGGATGGGTAGAAGCATTTCCCACGAAATCAGAAACAGCACAGGTAGTAGTAAAGAAGTTAGTAATGGAAATTGTACCTAGATTCGGCCTTCCTTTAGCCCTGGGGTCCGACAATGGCCCGGCATTCATTGCCAAAACTACTCAATTATTAGCTCAGGTATTACAAATTAAATGGAAGTTACATTGTATTTATAGACCGCAAAGTTCAGGTCAGGTAGAAAGGATGAATAGAACATTGAAGGAAATATTATGTAAGTTAAGAGCGGAGACGGGCGAAGACTGGGTGAGCCTCCTTCCTTTTGCACTATTAAGAACCAGGTGTACTCCATATGTCAGAGGTATAACACCATATGAGATAATGTTTGGCCGTCCACCTCCACTGGTTCCTAAAGTGGGAGAAGAGAAACTAGCTGAATTAAGTGACCACGCTCTTCTTAAATCCCTGCAAGCCTTACAGCTGAGCACCCGGAAGATCCACAACTTAGTCAGGGCTGCACACTCTAGTCTTGCTAATTCTCCTTCTGATAAAGTTTCTCTCCAGGTACAGCCCGGTGACCTTGTTTGGATAAAGAAACTCCAGCCCGCTACTTTAGAACCAAGGTGGACTGGACCTTTACCGGTGATTCTCACCACCCCTACGGCTGTAAAGGTGGCAGGAAAACGCCACTGGATTCACCATACCCAAATCAAGAAAGCGACTCCAGTCCAAGAAGAACGATGGACGGCTCGGCCCACCGAAGATCCACTAAAGATAAGACTTTTAAGACATTCCTCTGGAACATCTTGA